The window GCCATTATGGCCATAGCTATGACCACCCTCTGCTTCATGCCGCCCGACAGCTGGTGCGGGTATCTGTTGACGACGTCCCTCGGAAGGCCCACCGACTCGAGGGAGTCTTGGGCCAGCTTGAGGGCCTCCGACTTGGGCACGCCTTGTAGCACCAGCGGCTCCACCATCTGCTCGCCGACCGTGATGACAGGGTTGAGGGCGTTCATGGAGGCTTGCGGCACCATGGCCACTTTCCGCCAGCGTATCTCTCTCCTGAAGCGGTCCTCCGGCATGTGCAGGATCTCCTCGCCCTCTAGATAGATCTCGCCGTCGACTAACGAGACGTTCCTCTCCCAGACCCTAGTTATGGCCTTGGCCAGAGTCGACTTGCCGCTCCCGGTCTCGCCCACCACCGCAAGGGTCTCGCCCTCCTCCAGCTCGAACGAGACGCCGTCGAGGGCCTTCAGTATGCCCTTGGTCGTCTGGTAGTAGAGCCTTAAGTTTCTGACCTCCAGGAGCGGCATGGCTACGCGTGTCTAAGCCTCGGGTTGACCACGGGCTCGAGGCCCATGGCCACGAATATAAACGTCACGGCCACGAAGGTGATGAGGAGCCCGGGCGGCACGACCCACCACCAGTAGCCCGACGTCAACGCGCCGAACTCGTTGGCGTAGGCCAGTATGTTGCCCCAAGTCGGCAACTCGGCCCCGGCGAGGTTGAAGAAGTTTATGGCCGACAGCGTCAGTATGCCGCCGGGGACGTTGACGACGAACAGATATAGGGTGTAGGGCATCACCATGGGCAGTATGTGGTTCCTCAATATCCAGCCCTTGCCCGCGCCCGCGGCGAGAGCCGACTCGATGAACTGCGAATTCTTTATCTGCATGACCATGGCGCGGATCACGCGGGCCGAACCTCCCCAAGAGACCGCGGCGAGGAAGACTATGGCGTCCCATATAGACCACTGGAACATCACCGAGAAGATTATCAACAGAGGAAAGGCCGGGAACAATATGAAGAAGTCGGTCACTCTGGTAAGCACCTCGTCGGCAAAACCGCCGTAGAACGCTGAGACGACGCCTATCAGTATGGCCAAGACCACGACTATGGCGGCCGTGAGGAGGCCCACCGCCAGATCTATGGGGAAGCCGGCCAGCAAGCC of the Thermoproteus uzoniensis 768-20 genome contains:
- a CDS encoding ABC transporter ATP-binding protein is translated as MPLLEVRNLRLYYQTTKGILKALDGVSFELEEGETLAVVGETGSGKSTLAKAITRVWERNVSLVDGEIYLEGEEILHMPEDRFRREIRWRKVAMVPQASMNALNPVITVGEQMVEPLVLQGVPKSEALKLAQDSLESVGLPRDVVNRYPHQLSGGMKQRVVIAMAIMARPKLLILDEPTSALDVMTQANIMNLLKELKARLKLTYIFITHDLALASELADSVAVMYAGKLAEIGSAEDMYAAPAHPYTQGLMSSMPTLRTDKQLSYIPGEVPSLIDPPKGCRFHPRCPYFANDKALKGLCDDREPPAFELKPWTGRRHLAACWLYQFKSGGL